A single window of Modestobacter italicus DNA harbors:
- a CDS encoding SDR family oxidoreductase — protein MDFRTTTALVTGANRGFGRALAAELVSRGATVLAGARRPGSVDLPGVTPLALDITDPASIAAAAAATGDVSLLVNNAGIDTRSNLLTADLADLQAELDTHYLGTLSVVRAFLPQVERAGGTIVNVLSALSWVSFPGTGAYSAAKSAAWSMTNGLRAELAPRGVTVAGLHVGYMDTDMAADVEAPKSDPAEIARIAVDAIEADSTEIVADEVSRQVQAGLAGGVAALYPQLTR, from the coding sequence GTGGACTTCCGCACCACCACCGCCCTCGTCACCGGCGCCAACCGCGGCTTCGGCCGGGCGCTCGCCGCCGAGCTCGTCTCCCGCGGGGCGACCGTCCTCGCCGGTGCCCGCCGGCCCGGGTCGGTCGACCTGCCCGGCGTCACCCCGCTCGCGCTCGACATCACCGACCCCGCCTCGATCGCCGCGGCCGCGGCGGCGACCGGGGACGTCTCGCTGCTGGTCAACAACGCGGGCATCGACACCCGCAGCAACCTGCTGACCGCCGACCTGGCCGACCTGCAGGCCGAGCTGGACACCCACTACCTGGGCACGCTGTCGGTGGTCCGGGCGTTCCTGCCGCAGGTCGAGCGGGCCGGCGGCACCATCGTGAACGTGCTGTCCGCGCTGTCCTGGGTCAGCTTCCCGGGCACCGGGGCCTACAGCGCGGCCAAGTCCGCGGCCTGGTCGATGACCAACGGGCTACGCGCCGAGCTCGCCCCCCGCGGCGTCACCGTCGCCGGGCTGCACGTCGGGTACATGGACACCGACATGGCCGCGGACGTCGAGGCGCCCAAGTCCGACCCGGCCGAGATCGCCCGGATCGCCGTCGACGCGATCGAGGCCGACAGCACCGAGATCGTGGCCGACGAGGTCAGCCGCCAGGTGCAGGCCGGTCTCGCCGGCGGGGTGGCGGCGCTGTACCCGCAGCTGACCCGCTGA
- a CDS encoding ABC transporter ATP-binding protein has protein sequence MTSTQLAPPATPTGPAPAVLVRGLAKSYGGRAVLDGLDLEVRRGECFALLGPNGAGKTTTIEVLEGVRRRDAGEVLVLGEDPAVAGRGWRARVGVVSQGEGAGQELSVQETLDHFAHYTATPRPTAELLAAVGLTEQAGTRVRRLSGGQRRRLAVALGVQGSPELVFLDEPTTGMDPVARRQFWQLVRDLRSGGTTVLLTTHYLDEAAELADRVGVVAGGRLVEVAPPAELGAALRRVATVRWREDGDWREVRSETPSLVLRDLLAATRNEVPGLSVTRPGLEDVYLALVGATPGGDPR, from the coding sequence ATGACATCGACGCAGCTGGCACCGCCGGCGACCCCGACCGGCCCGGCGCCGGCCGTGCTCGTCCGCGGCCTCGCGAAGAGCTACGGAGGCCGGGCCGTCCTCGACGGACTCGACCTCGAGGTGCGGCGGGGCGAGTGCTTCGCCCTGCTCGGCCCGAACGGGGCGGGCAAGACCACCACGATCGAGGTGCTCGAGGGCGTGCGCCGCCGGGACGCCGGCGAGGTGCTGGTGCTCGGCGAGGACCCGGCGGTCGCGGGCCGCGGCTGGCGGGCCCGGGTCGGCGTCGTCAGCCAGGGCGAGGGCGCCGGCCAGGAGCTCAGCGTCCAAGAGACCCTCGACCACTTCGCGCACTACACCGCCACCCCGCGGCCCACCGCGGAGCTGCTGGCCGCCGTGGGGCTCACCGAGCAGGCCGGCACCCGGGTGCGCCGGCTGTCCGGCGGCCAGCGCCGCCGGCTGGCGGTCGCCCTCGGCGTGCAGGGGAGCCCCGAGCTGGTGTTCCTCGACGAGCCGACGACCGGGATGGACCCGGTCGCCCGCCGCCAGTTCTGGCAGCTGGTCCGCGACCTGCGGTCCGGCGGGACGACGGTGCTGCTCACCACCCACTACCTGGACGAGGCCGCGGAGCTCGCCGACCGGGTCGGCGTCGTCGCCGGCGGCCGGCTGGTCGAGGTGGCCCCGCCCGCCGAGCTGGGCGCCGCGCTGCGCCGGGTCGCCACCGTGCGCTGGCGGGAGGACGGCGACTGGCGCGAGGTGCGCAGCGAGACGCCGTCCCTGGTGCTGCGCGACCTGCTCGCCGCCACCCGGAACGAGGTGCCCGGCCTGTCCGTCACCCGTCCCGGCCTGGAGGACGTCTACCTCGCCCTCGTCGGTGCCACCCCCGGAGGAGACCCGCGATGA
- a CDS encoding ABC transporter permease — protein MTTVLAPRPAPPSAARIALARTGLELRLFARERQLVVFTFAYPVLMMVIFSAILGGDERPGDIPFPQYFLAGIAATGIMLISFQAVGTTVAAEREAGQLARLQLLGTPPAAYFAGKAGQVLVAVAAQLALLLPVARYGYDVPMPVDLAHWLTFGWVAVLGALAGTVLGIAVSALPGNASSVTTGISALALVLQFFSGVFFGFLELPGWMQQLAALFPLKWLTQGMRSAFLPEQAGAFEVAGSWEHGRTVLVLLAWVIIGLVVCVRTFRWRRAEG, from the coding sequence ATGACCACCGTCCTGGCACCCCGCCCCGCCCCGCCGTCGGCCGCGCGGATCGCGCTCGCCCGCACCGGTCTGGAGCTGCGGCTGTTCGCCCGCGAGCGGCAGCTCGTGGTGTTCACCTTCGCCTACCCGGTGCTGATGATGGTGATCTTCTCGGCGATCCTCGGGGGCGACGAGCGGCCGGGTGACATCCCGTTCCCGCAGTACTTCCTGGCCGGGATCGCGGCCACCGGCATCATGCTGATCAGCTTCCAGGCGGTCGGGACGACGGTCGCCGCCGAGCGCGAGGCCGGCCAGCTGGCCCGGCTGCAGCTGCTGGGCACCCCGCCGGCCGCCTACTTCGCGGGCAAGGCCGGGCAGGTGCTGGTCGCGGTGGCCGCGCAGCTCGCGCTGCTGCTGCCGGTGGCCCGCTACGGCTACGACGTCCCGATGCCCGTCGACCTCGCCCACTGGCTCACCTTCGGCTGGGTGGCCGTGCTCGGGGCGCTGGCCGGCACGGTGCTCGGGATCGCGGTGTCGGCGCTGCCGGGCAACGCGTCCTCGGTGACCACCGGCATCTCCGCGCTGGCGCTGGTCCTGCAGTTCTTCTCCGGCGTCTTCTTCGGCTTCCTGGAGCTGCCCGGCTGGATGCAGCAGCTCGCCGCGCTGTTCCCGCTGAAGTGGCTGACCCAGGGGATGCGGTCGGCGTTCCTGCCCGAGCAGGCGGGCGCGTTCGAGGTCGCCGGCAGCTGGGAGCACGGTCGCACTGTCCTGGTGCTGCTGGCATGGGTGATCATCGGTCTCGTGGTGTGCGTGCGGACGTTCCGGTGGCGTCGGGCCGAGGGGTGA